A single window of Nicotiana sylvestris chromosome 3, ASM39365v2, whole genome shotgun sequence DNA harbors:
- the LOC104242733 gene encoding pyridoxal 5'-phosphate synthase-like subunit PDX1.2 encodes MEEDGAVTVYSGSAITDTKKNPFSIKVGLAQMLRGGAIAEVTTVDQAKIAESAGACCLVVSEPKGPGISRMADPSLIKEIKQAVSIPVMAKARVGHFVEAQILEAIGADYVDESEVLALADEDHFINKHNFRAPFVCGCCDLGEALRRVREGAAMIRTQGDLLGTGNIVETVRNVRKVMGDIRVLSNMDEDEVFTFSKKISAPYDIVAQTKQMGRLPVVHFAAGGIVTPADAALMMQLGCDGVFLGPDIFNCSDPYKKVRAIVQAVRNYNDPHILAAASSGLEEAMGGLNLNENRVERFVSAEETY; translated from the coding sequence ATGGAAGAAGACGGTGCCGTTACAGTGTACAGTGGCAGCGCCATTACCGACACCAAGAAGAATCCATTCTCAATCAAAGTCGGGCTGGCCCAAATGCTCCGTGGAGGAGCCATTGCTGAGGTCACCACCGTCGACCAAGCGAAGATCGCCGAATCCGCCGGCGCCTGCTGCCTCGTAGTATCAGAACCTAAAGGACCCGGAATCTCGCGCATGGCCGACCCATCTCTAATTAAAGAGATCAAACAGGCTGTCTCAATTCCCGTAATGGCAAAAGCCCGGGTCGGGCATTTTGTCGAAGCCCAGATCCTTGAAGCTATTGGAGCAGACTATGTAGACGAGAGCGAGGTTTTAGCCCTAGCTGACGAAGATCATTTCATCAACAAACACAATTTCCGTGCCCCATTCGTCTGTGGATGTTGCGATCTCGGAGAAGCGTTAAGAAGAGTCCGCGAAGGTGCTGCGATGATTAGGACCCAAGGGGATCTATTAGGTACAGGTAATATTGTGGAGACAGTTCGCAATGTGAGGAAAGTGATGGGAGATATTAGAGTTCTATCAAACATGGACGAAGATGAAGTTTTCACTTTTTCGAAAAAGATCTCCGCGCCTTATGATATCGTCGCGCAAACGAAGCAGATGGGTAGACTTCCGGTGGTACATTTTGCAGCTGGTGGTATTGTGACCCCAGCAGATGCAGCGCTCATGATGCAGCTGGGTTGTGATGGCGTGTTTTTGGGACCCGATATATTTAACTGCTCGGATCCTTATAAGAAAGTAAGGGCAATTGTGCAGGCTGTTAGGAACTATAATGATCCACATATTTTGGCTGCGGCTAGCAGTGGTTTGGAGGAAGCAATGGGTGGTTTGAATTTGAACGAGAATAGAGTTGAGCGATTTGTTAGTGCAGAAGAGACTTATTGA